The genome window CAGTCATAAGTGTTTGAGGCACTTCACACTTCCGTCTGATGTCATGTGAATCTGTGCTTGGACACACGCTAGGCAAATGCAGTACTTGCAATGTTAGCATTCTTACTGCTGCTAGGGGCTTTTAGAGGCCACTGTCTTGAAGCTGGAGTGCTATAGCAGACTGTAGTCCCCATGGTGACAAGAGGGGAAGTTTACACTCATCTTTCTTGGGAACAGAATTATTTAAGAGCTTCTATGGCCTGACATATTAAAACTCCAACTGTGGGCCAGAACAGGGTCTGTAAACACCAGAAATCCTGGAATCACTAGGGTAAAAAGGGCTGAAAGCTTTAGTCATGGGAAAACTTGTGTAAGGGTAAGCTTACTCAGAACTGGGTAAGAGTTGCTTGCATGCATGTTTTCCCCTGTAGTCCATGTGTACCTCCCATGGAGGTGATTGTCAGACTCATCTCTTACCAGCTGAATTGCAGTGGTTGTTGATTATGATGGTGGTCTGCCAGATCCAAGCCTATTCCCTTGATATTTGATCCTGAAGTATTTGCCAGACTACATGGTAATCATCTCTCCTGTGTTGCCCACAGCCCATGGTATGAGCTAGAGCACGCTCACTGGCTGAGGAGACGCCTTGTTTCTGATGCTGTGTAGTGTCTTCTGCTGTCTGTGAGGGAGGTGGAATGCTCAATAGCAATTAATGCCCTGAGGAAGTTTTTGATGGTATCATTTGAGGACCTTTAATTGTATGACTGTGATTACTCTAGTTTGTTCAGATAATCTGTTGATTACCCTAAGGTCTAGATCAGTGTTTATTCAATGTTTCAATAAACAGTTCATGCCGGCCCTAACAGGAGACTGTACAAGCACAAAGGTGGAagatcagtgctgctgctttttaaattaagtaaCCTTAGTTTAGAAAGTGGAAGAAATTGAGCtacatttgtttcctttgctgttagCCCAAACTTCAGCCGTGTCAATCCTACCTGACATGAAGAACGGTATAGAAAATGACTCTGCAAAACCTCTATTTATTCGCACAAACTCTTCAGAAAATACTTGCTAGATTAGTGCTAGAGTCCTGAGGCTAAGTTAATGGGTGAATAATAGAATGGCACTGTGCAAACTGGAACTGTGGTCAGGGCTAGAATGTGGACCTAGCAACAGTTTCAGATTTCTGAGCAGCTGAGCTGTGGACTTCAGCTCATTGCTTTATGTGCTGCCATCTGAAAAGTGGTGTCATGTAGGCAGAGGCCTGCAGTGGATCCAGGTATGAAACTGAGCAGTGGTGGCAGTGCCCTGCCACACACTGCTCCCCACACTctgtttttaacagaaactTGTCAGTGCCTACCTGGGTACAGTGTCCTCTCTGCATGATTTTAGTTAATTCCACTGAGGAGCAAACAAGATGATGCTACTTGCTCCAGTCCTGCAGCTTATGCTTAAATTTCTCCTTCATGTCAACTAAGGTGACCATGAGGTATTGGAACAAGAATGCTGCAGGGAATTGGCTCCAAGTCCAGCTTAGTATGGTGGCTGTTCCAGAACAGTTACACCTGTAACTCTAACAGCCTGTTCAGAGGAGGACCTGTGGAAGGCATTCCAGGTTGTGGAATGTTCTACCTCATTATTATGTCTTCTGCTCACTAGAATTGAGGTGTCCTGTGGTTTTAATGATTTGTTGTTAATGGCTCTGGAGATTCCTGGTATCTGCagaaactttttccttttcctaagcCTTGTCTTCAACAATGTTTGCAACAATTCTTGTTTTCAGTCTCCTGTAGCAGAAAGCCATGAAACTTCGTGAGTTCTTGATAAGGTTTTGCCTTCAAACACTGATTCTGCACTCTTCTGTTGgagcctttctttctcttccactgGTAGCAGCTCTTGTAAGGTATCACAGCCAGCATGGACTAGGTAGTGACTATGGCAAACTTGAGTTCAAAAATGACTCTATGTGGATGACAGCAGAACTGAATAGTACAAGTTGCAAGCTGTAGTCACTGGTCACCCTGATATACCTAGTTCAAAGAGCTGCCATACTCTAAGCTGGTAGGGTGTTTCTTAAACACAGAAATGACCATGTTCTCCGGCATGGCAATACAGAACTGTTCAATCTGTCAAACTTCTAAGGTTTCTTGTGTTGACAATGCCTTAGGCTGTGTGGATACATTTGGGTACAGCTTTTTAATCAAACTACTGTCTCATACATAAAGTgattctgcaaaataaatatttaaatatgtcaAAGGCTGTTTTGTGATATTTCTTTACATATTCTCTATTCCAAAAGAGGACCATAAACCCTGTAATCCAGAAAGCTACATCCTCCTGCCAGGCTCTTGTGATGCCAAATGGCCAAAAACTGTGTGAGTTACATGACTTGGATGTGCACAGGAACAAATATGGATGAGAAGAATCTTGGCACAATCCAATGATTAACAGAGTAAAGTAAAAGAATTCAAATAAGAACTAAGTTAAATTGTAAACTTGCCTCTGCACTTTCCTATTCTGCTTCTGCACTTACTAAACACGTTGCAGGAGCTCGTAAGAGTCCTCAGAAAGCAATGACTGGATTGGGTAGTATTACAGACCTGTCTGATTGCATTGTGTAATTGTGCTCCTCTGCAGTTACACAATGCCAGCTCTACATCAGGCGCTGCCACTGCCATGCTATCATTGGAAATAGACCGTGGGGCAGTAGTTTATCTGTGACCTCTTGGCTAGCTGTAGCCTGTTTGTCTGTTGTGCCCCCTAGCACGTTGCTGTTGTCACGCAGGTGCTGCATGAGAAGTCATGCATCCCCAGATCCTCGGGCACACAGAGCCAGTGTACTTAGCGCTGATGTTCTAGGCTGCAACTCGAAGTGGGCAGAGAAGTCCTCTGGTAAAACGTCTGTTTTTCTGCGGTATCCCAATGGCAATCAGAGCCTAGAGCGCTGACCCCTGCACCGCCACCTCCTGCTGGGCGGGCGCAGGAACGGCTTCTTCCTGCGTCCTCCGGGAGCTGCACCAGAGCGGAGCCGCGTTCTGTCCCTCCCAGTACGGGGGGCAGCGCCCGGCACAGCAGGGCCTCCCCGTCCGGCCAAAGCTGGACCGTGGGGGCCGGGCCTATCAGGCTTCTGAGCTCTCGGGCCCCGCCTCGGGCTGGCGGGCCCGCCCCGGCCGCAGTCCGCTCTCGTTCCGCAGCATGGAGCCGCAGCTCGGCTTCCGCGGGCGCCGGGCCCTGGTCACTGGAGCTGGGAAAGGTGAcgggggccggggccggggctggggccggggctggggccggggccGTTTCCCGCAGGGATTCGGGGCTGACGCCGTTTCCCCGCAGGGATCGGGCGCGCCGTGGCCGTGGCGCTGAGCAAAGCTGGGGCCCGCGTGACAGCGCTGAGCCGCACAGCGGCGGACCTGGAGAGCCTCGGCCAGGAGGTACCGGCCGCCCCCGCCCGGGGACCTCCCGGGACCCGTCCAGGGCCTTCCCCTGACGCGACACGGCCCCAGCCCCTGTAACCTGGCTGGGCCCCGCCGCGCCTCCCGCTGCCCTGTGGCCGCCCGGCTCACGGGGGCCGCCCTCGCCGCAGTGCCCGGGCATCGAGCCCCTGTGCCTGGACCTGGCCGACTGGGACGCCACGGAGGCGGCGGTGGGCGCGGCGGGGCCCTTCGAGCTGCTGGTGAACAACGCGGCCGTGGCGGTGCTGCAGCCGTTCCTGGACGTGACGCGGGAGGCTCTGGAGCGGTGAGTGCCGCGGGGTCCGGCCAAGCCTCAGCCAAACCCGAGCGCCAGAATATGGCAACGCTGTGCAGAAACTGGTGTCTCCTagaaagaaagcagctgtgcaACGGCACCAGACACACACACGTTTAGAAATGCTGGCGTTCCCCTGCGGGATGAAGCCGTCTGGTCGCTACTGCTtgtgtctctttttctttactgtatTTCACACTTCTCAAAATCACCTTGCTCCCTGTAAACATTAAAAGGAAACCAAGTAAAGCACTGCCTAGTCCAGCTACTGAATAGCCAGAGCCTGTACTTTGATCCTATAGAAGGTGGTGTGTGCACACCATCCAGCCTGCAGGGGACACAGGAGCACCTTTTGCTGTTAATCAAGCTCAGAGCTTCCAGTCTAGCTGCAACCCAACCTCTGCTAAACCGAAAGGCAGTTGTTAAGATAATTCAGATATAGAGAAGACAGAGCCAGGTAACAAGAGTATAAAACTGTTATGGTGTGAAATTAAATTTGCTTGCTGCAATAACATGGTATCTGTTTCTCAAAAGACCCATAGTTCCAGTCAGGGGGCTAAGCTTTAGGATACAGGATGTGGTGAGTCTGCTTCCTTCTGAGAAGATGGGTCGTGCTTTGTCCCTGTTGCAGGTCTGTAATCAAGGATTCATTTGTGACTAGACtataaaatgtatgtatttcacTGACTGCTCTGCAGAACTAGCAGATAAAAACCTGACCAAGGAAGGCCCGTGTGACCCGTCCTACAGATTTTAATGCTCTATGAAGGGTTTGATTGACCTAGGAAGAATCGTTGGCTGAGGACCAGAGCTCCCAGTTTAAGCTTCAATAGAGGAACTACATCAGGCTGCTCAAGACCAGAGTCTGCTGGACTAGCGCACTTCCCGCTGCATCCGGTGAACATtttgctgctgggagctgcactTTCTTGCTGGCCGCTCAGCTGTCATTCCTGCCCCTGTTCTAGAGTACCACCAGTGTttccaggacagcagcagcacttggtCTCTGCTGCCTTCCAGAACAACTCCTCTCTGACCTGCAACCACTCTGCAACTTTTCAATTTGATTTATTTGTAGGTCTTTTGATGTGAATCTTCATGCTGTGCTTCACGTTTCCCAGGTGAGAAAGAACTGTCGCTGCAAGTGTTTCCATGAATAGCAGTGACTAAGCTGTTCTACATAGCGGGGATAAGTGTCCTCTGTGGGGACTAAAGGGACTGTAATCCAAAGTTAACCCAACAATTTGCCCTTTGCTCTTGCTTAGACTCTCTCTTTTAAGTGGAAGGCAGGGAGGACTTACTTCCTCCAGATGTTTTTGCTCTTTTGGCTACCATAGTAGCCAGCAAGATTCCTCCTGAATGAAATAATGATTTCTCCTGTTATGATTCTAGCATCTCTGTTTTCTCCCCCTGCTTCCAGATTGTGGCTCGGCAGATGATTGCACAGGGGGTGGCAGGTGCTATTGTGAATGTCTCGAGCCAGGCGTCTCAGCGTGCTCTGCGGGATCATGCTGTGTACTGTACGTACATGTGGTTTAGCAGCACCCCTCATATTTCTGGCTGAGCTGGAGCCCCACGGCCACCAAGCTGCTGGCTGCCAGCTCTGGGTGGCGAAATACTTGTGTGTGTTCCAAACCAAGTGCTATGCACTTAAATGCCTTGtgttcttcccttctcttgAAGGTTCCACAAAAAGTGCTTTGGATATGCTGAGCAAGGTAATGGCAATGGAACTAGGACCCCACAAGGTAGGATTCCTTCTGAGACAAAGAAAAGTGTGAAAGCTGAACCTGAGCTCTTCAGAGCAGCCTGGTTAGATTGTTGCTCTTGCTTGATCCCAGATTCGGGTTAACACTGTGAACCCCACAGTGGTTATGACTGACATGGGGAGAATTAATTGGAGCGACCCTCAGAAATCTGCTGCCATGATTAATCGAATTCCACTGGGAAAATTTGCAGGTCAGTGGTATAATCTGTTGTATCCAAGCCTTCCCTCTAATTGACATCACAGCCATAAGTAACTTGCTTTTGTGggaaaagctgcagctctgctggatGGCTGTGGCTGAATTCCTGAAGCAGTTGATGAGGACAGGATGAGAATCAACCTTATCTCCTCTCCTCTAGAGCCCTCTTATGTTAGGAGAAGTAAAATGCACAGTATGACTGGGAGGGGAGCATAAGCACTTGCTTTGAACTAAGTACACTTGATCACAAGAAGGACTTCTTGATGTCCAGCTCTCAGCCACACTGCCCTGTATGCTGTGTCAAGCAAAGGCTGGGGGTGCAGATATTTGCCTGCTCCCATTATGCCTAGAGGCCAAAGCATAATTTTGGGGATGTTTGTTTCTCTAGTACAGTTTGAGGGGTGCATCAGATGTTCTCTGTGTTTGATTCCAGAGGTGGATGATGTAGTGAACAGCATTCTCTTCCTGCTGAGTGACAAGAGCGCTATGACAACTGGCAGCTCACTGATGGTTGATGGGGGATTTCTTGTGTCCTAAGATGACACCTGCATTTCACACCTGGCCTTAATTTCCATACTAGTACTTCATAGATGTAAACTGCATAGGAAACAATGACACAGACCCAGTCTTCCTGGAGAAGAGGGGCAGCAGGCTGGAAGCTTTATGAGAAGGGTGGCAGAAAACTACCTTTAGAAGATGGCTGTATAATAAAGATCACGTACACCGTCATGGAGAATGTTTATTGCACCAAATAAGGTTTTATCTTGTCACTCTACATGATGATTAGAAATTGGACCTGTCTTTCTTCCAACCCTATTCCCCCAAAACAACCCTTGAGAAGCTCTCCCTGTTCCATCCAACTCCATAGAGCTGGCCTGCATTTTcaatgggaagggaaagaagaagctAGCAGACTCCTCAttgtttcctttgctgtctttagtagaaaaaaaaataaaacagaggcaacaaccacagccctgctctgcagagactGGATTAAGAGGGGGGAGGCCCTGCTAAAGACTGATGGGGGGGGAGCAGCACCATGCTCTCCCAGTGTGTATACACACAGAAAGGCAAGTACATCGATTGCACGGAGCTGTTTCATTCAGTGAG of Melopsittacus undulatus isolate bMelUnd1 chromosome 11, bMelUnd1.mat.Z, whole genome shotgun sequence contains these proteins:
- the DCXR gene encoding L-xylulose reductase, with amino-acid sequence MEPQLGFRGRRALVTGAGKGIGRAVAVALSKAGARVTALSRTAADLESLGQECPGIEPLCLDLADWDATEAAVGAAGPFELLVNNAAVAVLQPFLDVTREALERSFDVNLHAVLHVSQIVARQMIAQGVAGAIVNVSSQASQRALRDHAVYCSTKSALDMLSKVMAMELGPHKIRVNTVNPTVVMTDMGRINWSDPQKSAAMINRIPLGKFAEVDDVVNSILFLLSDKSAMTTGSSLMVDGGFLVS